Proteins encoded by one window of Engraulis encrasicolus isolate BLACKSEA-1 chromosome 21, IST_EnEncr_1.0, whole genome shotgun sequence:
- the LOC134438019 gene encoding uncharacterized protein LOC134438019, with protein sequence MPWDRRRETQTAKRRRVEKEEQREQEEQRRLDQEKYNAIDQYLLSGDQQVVVCSYYAHHLHVFRMASQSHLQTLEDRSSLLGLHTAALTHTGSHLLLSNYSDAQHTAYLTLWDLAKGTVRKRLKNEPAICCVAMTNDASRVAFGVAGVNKLKIWDPFRRKHKAISGYGSLQFGVVNQLFLVEEGAKAVLLAGELSMWDLNAGTVLSVFTPDSTITCVSLLGDADNTALLGFSDHPTLVTVRLSSGHKGAAKATKTHRGQREEDLFGESSSSEEEGEEEGRGP encoded by the exons ATGCCGTGGGACCGGCGGCGGGAGACGCAGACGGCCAAGAGGAGGCGcgtggagaaggaggagcagagggagcaggaggagcagcggCGTCTGGACCAGGAGAAATACAACGCCATCGACCAGTACCTACTCAGCGGAGACCAACAG gTGGTGGTGTGCTCTTACTACGCCCACCACCTGCACGTCTTCCGCATGGCCAGCCAGAGCCACCTGCAGACGCTGGAGGACCGCAGCTCCCTGCTGGGCCTCCACACGGCTGCCCTCACCCACACCGGCTCCCACCTGCTGCTCAGCAACTACAGCGACGCCCAGCACACCGCCTACCTCACCCTCTGGGACCTGGCCAAGGGCACG GTGCGTAAGCGACTGAAAAATGAGCCCGCGATTTGCTGTGTTGCCATGACGAATGATGCCAGCAGAGTGGCATTTGGCGTCGCCGGCGTAAATAA GCTTAAGATTTGGGATCCATTCAGGCGGAAGCACAAGGCCATATCGGGCTACGGGAGCCTGCAGTTTGGCGTGGTGAACCAGCTGTTCTTGGTGGAAGAGGGGGCGAAGGCTGTCCTCCTGGCTG GTGAGCTGAGCATGTGGGACCTGAACGCCGGCACGGTGCTGTCAGTCTTCACGCCTGACTCCACCATCACGTGCGTGTCTCTCCTGGGCGACGCCGACAACACCGCGCTGCTGGGCTTCAGCGATCACCCCACCCTCGTCACCGTCAGGCTGAGCAGCGGCCACAAGGGGGCGGCCAAGGCCACCAAGACTCACAGGGGGCAGAGGGAGGAGGACCTGTTTGGGGAGTCGAGTAgcagtgaggaggagggggaggaggagggacggGGTCCGTAA
- the LOC134438020 gene encoding uncharacterized protein LOC134438020, with protein MTSQYLLIFCRYPYKDQGDIVHIELFCSATFEYQRSILGCGQDLVSQVAVTGGGSHALAFCPSPRSGLTDIIIWNLETEDHKHLARFPGLVVQGMCLDLRFCLGFCGGERFLRLWDLASRINDQTLTYNTHKTRSDGTVEVIPMATPCRYVLCRSTRQGTVRVWNIARPRWSGRAVRVEHGLFNSTDVALARDMKLYILTDRGTSQFTESPTPVYQVFLLRRR; from the exons ATGACCTCCCAGTACCTGCTGATCTTCTGCAG GTACCCATATAAAGACCAGGGCGACATTGTCCACATCGAGCTCTTCTGCTCAGCTACCTTCGAATACCAGCGCTCCATCCTGGGCTGCGGCCAGGACCTGGTGTCCCAGGTGGCGGTGACCGGCGGCGGCTCCCACGCGCTGGCCTTCTGCCCCTCGCCGCGCTCGGGCCTCACCGACATAATCATCTGGAACCTGGAGACCGAGGACCACAAGCACCTGGCGCGCTTCCCGGGACTGGTTGTTCAGG GGATGTGTTTGGACCTGCGGTTCTGCCTGGGCTTCTGCGGTGGCGAGCGGTTCCTGAGGCTGTGGGACCTGGCCTCCAGGATCAACGACCAGACCCTCACCTACAACACCCACAAGACCAGGAGCGACGGCACCGTGGAGGTCATCCCCATGGCAACGCCCTGCAG GTATGTGTTGTGCAGGAGCACGCGTCAGGGCACGGTGCGGGTGTGGAACATCGCTCGGCCGCGCTGGTCAGGGCGTGCGGTGAGGGTGGAGCACGGCCTCTTCAACAGCACAGATGTGGCCCTGGCCCGAGACATGAAACTATACATCCTCACCGACAGGGGAACCTCCCAGTTCACAGAATCACCAACTCCTGTCTACCAGGTATTCCTCCTCCGCCGTAGGTAG